The genome window GCCCAATGTGAGCATCATCAGCATCGGCAGccaccagcagtgctggcaggcAAACAGACAGACAGGTACCTGCAGGGCACCCGGGCTTAATCGCAGACCTTTATtggcagctccagcccagcagaCACAGGCTCTTTGTGCCCCAAACCTTCCCCTTTCCAGTGCAGGGACTGCCAGGAGGGGCCAAGGCTTCACAGGGGGAGAAGTCCATGGAGCCGAGTGCATCCTGGTGCAGGGTGGCTGTGATGGGCAGCACAACCCCAGCACAGTGGTGGGTAAAGGGGCAGGAGGGTGTCTCTGTGGCCGTTTTGGGCATCCCGGTGCCCTGGTACCGGCCACCTCAGAGCTGCAGGTTTTCCTGGCCACGTTTCCTGCACTGGCTCCTTGTGCAGACAGCCCCACACACCAGGAGCAGCACCATGGGCACCTTCACGCAGAGGATGAGCAGCAAGTAGATGATGCTGAGCTGGGACCTGGGTAAGAGAAAGGAGATGGTTCTGGAGCTTGAGTctgggcaatggggatggggactggAACACTCGCATGTCTCCCCTGTATCCCCTGTGATGCtccttggagctgctgcaatTGACCCAGGGCTGAGGGAAAGAGGTGTCTTAGGGCAGGGGATGCTACTGGGGGCTTGAGCCCTGACTTACAGCACTGGATGGTCCCCAAAGCCCACGGTGAAGAGCGAGCTCACATCATTGCCTTTGGCTGTGGATGAAGAGATATGAATGAAAAGAGAGAGCAAAGTGGAGACCCCCCTGCACCCTGAGGCCTCTGCCCTGAGACTGCAGCCACAGGGGTGCAGGAGGTGGAGATGGGGTCTCCAGACAATGCGCTGGGcactgaggaggaggaggatgagaaaGGAGGGGGGTTACTGGGAGAGACTGGAAAGCCCAAGTGGCTCATGGAAGCAGAGATGCTGAAGGGAGCAAGGGAGAGGCTCTGCCCTGTGcagcctcctccatccctcatCCAAATGTGCACTGGGGCAGCCTCCAGCACATCTCGGTGCCTGCAAGGTGCCTATTTCCACTTTGACAGCCCCTATGATCCCCCGTTGGGATCCCCTCTCCCAAGTGATGAGCTCCAGAACACCCCCCTGCTTAGCTTCTAGCCTGGCTTTACCTTGGGAGACCATCACCTTGGTGCTGTGCTTCAGGCTGAACACCTTCCTTTTCACCCCACAGGAGTACCAGCCTGCATCTTCCAGCGTGACACGGTCCAGAGTCACTGTGAATGACTGTGATGCATGGTTATCCTTGATGGACATCCTGTCCTGTGTCACTGTCTCCTCTGAGCCATTGGTTTGGACGACGCAGGAGGTGCAAAACCCGAGGAAGCCCCTCCGGCACCAGAACTTGGAGTAGAGCTCGTAGCCTGCTTCATAGCTGCAGGACAACACCAGAGAGCTGCCCTGGTTCACCATCACCTGCTTAGGACCTTTCACTGCCCAGCCACCTAAAGGGGACAAGAAGAGATGATGCAAGCACTTACCAGCATTGTCTCAGAGGATCAGGAGGGATCTAAGCTCTGGAAGCTCTGGGATATCCAATCCCAAGGAATGCTGTGTCCATGCACCCACTATGCCAGGGAGCAATAGTGAGATGAGATGTCCCAAGTCATTAAAGAGCCCCCATCAGATGTGTGTGTTATTAGACAAACAGCCTTATTACCACAGCTTATCCAACAACGTATCTCAGAGGTCATCTCCTGTAGCCATCCACTGGCCACAAGAAAAGGACAGTATCAGCTGAGCTCTTGCTGTGTCCATGATGGGCTTCCTGGGCTGGCtcagctccagcctctccatGGGATAGGAAACACCTGAGCTGCGCTCCCACATCTCACCTGGGAAAAGGATCCAAAGCAGGAAAATCCACATTTTCCACCTTCTTGCTCCTGATGCAGATTTTCCCGTGGCTGTTTACAAAGCACCCTGTGGGATGGAGCTGGTTCACATCCCACGAGTTTCCCAAGCCTCCttctcctgttgtttctgtGGGCAATGCTTACCAGCAGAGCAGACCCTTGTTTAAAGGCGGTTGCTTCCTCATCTTCACCCGGCGACCATGACTCACCCTGGGGGTGTCTCATGAGAAAGaatctctgcttttcccatgaAACTGGGCTGGTTCCAGCAAAACTCTCAAAATAGAGCAGGTTCCTCTTGCATGATGCCTGTCCCAGTGGTGAAAACAGCCCCTTCTCCAGGCACAGAGCCCAAACAGCTTCAGGGGTCTTTGCAAGGGATCCAGGCCAGAGCAGGATCCAGGAACCAGGACAGAGCAAGTGTAAGTCAGCCCATGCAGATGGACCAGTTGGGATGCTCTCCCAGTCATGGTGGACTGGAATGACAGGCAGGGATGACGGACTGGGATGATGTGCAGCCATCCCCGCTGCTCCTCAGCACCGGAGCTGGCTGCCAATGCAAGctgggctggttttgtttgtttctcaagCAGAAACATctcatttcttccccaaaaactgccttttttggTCACAGCTGTGGGTTTTGGGTGACAAAGACTTGCCGAGGGCTTTCTTCCTCTATGCTCCTTGGAAAGGGCAGAGAGCACAactccccagccctgccagagAGCAAGGCAGCTCCTTCCTCACCATCCCCTTCACTCCCTGCGCTCTACCATGCCAAGAGAAAGCTCTGAGGTTTCCTTCTGACCATGAACTAATCCCTCCACTCCTAGAAAACCAGCTGGGCTGAGACACTACAGGAAGCAACAAGTGCTAAAATCGAGAAGTGGTTGGAAGCTGAAACTTGACTTCTGGTGATGAACTTTCATGGAAAGGCCGGGCTTCGCCTGCTCCCCAGTCACACTCATCTTCCTTCCTTCGAGTATCCTATTCCCCCCTCCTAACATAACCCCGACAATACAGGGTACCCCAAAGTACCCCGCAAAGGGAACAGCAGCAATACTGCGGTTCACCAAATTACCCCCTCCAAACTGAGTCCCTGCAGAGGAATGTATTGGATTCATTTGaacccaaagcaaacaggagggaATTGAATCAATCAGTGCGTGCAAGATCTTCCCCGGCTCCTATCCCATCACCACAGCTGAGCCTCTCCAAAGTCCTCCTCTGCCGTGGTCTTCAATGACATTTTCAGTGCCCGGCTCTATTATTTAACCCAGGGCCTTCGAAAAACAATAAACCAGGTGTTTCAGACCCTCTTTCAGGGGCAGATTCGGCAATTTCGATGAAATTGTGCGGAGGAGATAAGGCTGAATATAATGGTGGCTAATGTCAATCAGACAGCTCCTGCGGTGCTGGCTGATTGAGCAGGAGCTGTCTGATCTCTCCCTTCCGCTGCCATCTCAGATAACCGGGATAAACCCAGACCATTCCCAGATCTCCTGATTTATCAAAGCTACTAGAAGAGAGAAACACTTGGAGGCTGTGGCGGTGCTGGAAGGTTTAGTCCCGGCTGTGCCTTCGGCTGGATTCCTCGCACAGAAAGGGCTGAGACAGGGGTTAGTTATTGCGGTGGAATTAAAGCGAAATCCAGCAGATCCAGAGGATGAAAGTCTTCCCAGCTCACGGGGAAGGAATGACTTCGGCAGGGCTCAGATCTCTCCCAAAGAGTGTAGTATGGGCAGTCCAGAGGGATACTATCGCAGGTTAATGGGTTGGTAGAAGGAGCAGGAGTGAAGAGACAGTAAAGCAGAAACTCCTGGGCTGGATTTAAATCTTCCGCTGTTGCAGCTGCATTTTGtaaggcaaacaaacaaagaatcAAGCTATCAGAGATACAATCTGCCGGCAAGCGACCGAACAATGGAGCTAATTTACGGATTCATTTGAAATCACTCCTGCCATTTGCAGGTCATTTCCTTTGGTTTCATTGCTCTGCACTGATTTCAGCTGCTCAGCGCTTGCTCGGGGTTATAAACCGCTCGCTGGCTCCCAGAAACCTCTTCTAGGGTCTGGGAGAGGCTCGGAGAATGTTTTGCGTTTGGATGGTGGGGAAAAGCATTCATTGGTGTGTGAGGGGCGGAGGGTGATGTGTATTGGCTGCTGGGCTTTGCTGATAGCACTTATCTGCAACGGGTCAGGCCCCCCAGAGCCATAAAGCGCTGTAAAGCCCTGGGAGCGGcgccaggctgtgctggtgcctgTCTTTTACCAGCAATCTGCTTTGTCTCTTTATGGTGCGTTATACTTGGCGATATCATGACAGATAGGAAAAGTGCCTTCCTTCTGAGTGCGGTTAAACCTGCGGGACTAAATGTGTCTGGTGTAAtgccagtgcctgcaggagggagAATCAGGCTTTATGAGGCTCTTCTTGCCCACTTCCTTGCTGTATTCCTTCGCGACTCAAAAGGGAGACAGATATTGCTGGAGCTGAGATGGGTCCGCAGCGCCTTTCCTGCGGCAGGTATGTGCTGGGAATACCCCTCTAAAGATAAGGAGAACTGAAATCTCAGACCTATGGTGCACCTGGGGCTTCCTGTTCTCTTCACTGCTGTTAAGTTCATCCCACCCCCCAGAAGAGGTTTGTCTGAGCCCCAGCACAGTTTGGGTCCTCAGGGCAATGACACAGTGCCTGCAACAAATCTGTGTCTTGGGTACGTGTCACCCAGCAGCCAGCTCAGGTCAGGGCAATCCCCTGCTCTGTGCAAGCCCTGGGGCAGGAGAGGGCTGAGAATGTGTTTGAGACACATTAACATGAAGTCCCCATTGTTAATGGGGCATTACAGCACTAGGAAGCCCATGGTCCTTTTGACAAATGCCTGGTGTACTTAAGAGGGCAGAAAGCTGCCCTGGCTCTCTGTTCCCTCAAGGTTTGCTTCTCTTCCTGGCCCAATTTGGTGTGGAGTACGTGCACTATGCTGAATCACAATGCTGAACCACAGTGCTGGCTGGGCCGCTTGTAAATTATCCCATCCAAACCCAGTGGCTTCCAGGATTGCCTATTTTTGTGCTGTTCATTGTTTTCCAGTGCTTGAGACCACCGGATAGTCTGGCTGCAGGCTTGCCTGAGTTTAGCTTCTTGGCCACGGGCTAAGCCTGAAACCCCTTTGTCTCTCTAGGCTGTTTTTCATCTTTGCTGGCTGTTGTTGCCCAGACTGATCATCTGACCTGAAAGAACCATCTCTGCCATCAGAGGAAACAACGGGCAGATATAATTAGCCATGTCAGACCCAGGCAGTCAAACAGCAATCGGATGGGTGCAGATGGCTCTCGGAAGCATGGTCTGTTCCTCTGCCTTGGGGCCGTCTGCTGATCTGGAAGGAGGGAACTGGAGACTGAATCGAGTCTCTTAAATAAACTCCTCAGTAATTTATTTCGAGTCTAATCGACAACACCAGATTGCTCTAGAGGGAGTTGTAAATAAAGGCTCTCAATGAGATATTGACTGTCACCTCCAGGTTTAGGCACAGTTTCCTCCCGTTTCTAAATACgatttggatttgtttttttttctgcaagcagACTCCTGTCTGGGCTCTGTAAATGTAAATTTGCAAAGGGGAGCTGCTGGGGTAGCAGACTCAGGCTAGTACCAGTTTCATGAACAAACTGGAATGGCCTGGCTAGCACAAGCCACTGCCCCTGGCTGGGGTGACATCGCTAACCCTGGTGACCACACAGGTCTGTGCTTTGCCACTGCCCTTGGATGCCCAACGGCAGTAGGAGCCGATGATGGCTGTAGGGGtgtgagcagagcagcctcGGTACCGGCCCCTTTGCAGAGCCAGGGACACCTCTATCACGGCGCATGGGGATGGAGGAGTGCAGAGGGACCAGTGTAGGAACTGCCTGCGTGGAGGGGAGCTCCACGGCCCCCCCGCCCCGGGGCGGGACCGGCCTcgccattcccccccccccccccccccacttctgCAGTGGCAGGAGCCGGCACCGCTCCACTGTCCTGCGGGGACCGAGCCGAGCCGTGCTGCGCTGAACGGGGCCGgacccagccctgctgtgcccaaCCGGGCCGGGCCGACCCTCGGCCCCTGCAGGGCCGGACCGGGACTGGCGGAGCCGGGCGGAGCCGAGCGCTGTCCGCGGTGCTGAAGGCGGGGCGGGCGCTGTCCGCGGTGCTGCAGGagcggcccggcccggccccccccccccccgcggccgGAGCCGTTCCATGCACCCCGGCTATGGAGACCCGCACCGCCGGCTCGGGGGGAGCCGGTTACAACGAGGCCCTGCTGCACAAGGTAGGGCTGGGGCACGGTGGTGCTCGGGGAGGGGGCTGCAAAGTGCACGGGGAAGGGG of Melopsittacus undulatus isolate bMelUnd1 chromosome 11, bMelUnd1.mat.Z, whole genome shotgun sequence contains these proteins:
- the LOC101868750 gene encoding CMRF35-like molecule 7, whose amino-acid sequence is MWIFLLWILFPGGWAVKGPKQVMVNQGSSLVLSCSYEAGYELYSKFWCRRGFLGFCTSCVVQTNGSEETVTQDRMSIKDNHASQSFTVTLDRVTLEDAGWYSCGVKRKVFSLKHSTKVMVSQGKARLEAKQGGVLELITWERGSQRGIIGAVKVEIGTLQAPRSKGNDVSSLFTVGFGDHPVLSQLSIIYLLLILCVKVPMVLLLVLCLQKAGIE